The following coding sequences lie in one Drosophila sulfurigaster albostrigata strain 15112-1811.04 chromosome 2R, ASM2355843v2, whole genome shotgun sequence genomic window:
- the LOC133839019 gene encoding protocadherin gamma-B1 isoform X1, whose protein sequence is MWIKSYYLYYYAIIGISWITSVANGAILDSRCYLEGGGSAESFLATEDLTVGSIIGKLRINGDPNAETGDINLSLREKNAPVEIVAGTKDLALSVELDKEGLRGPSSIYVNVICVRRRSTDPSFVIPVNVRVTDVNDNAPQWIGTPYTLTLSEVTVPGTRILQGARAEDADQPGPFSTVEYQVLPGPYAQLVQFLNPLEGTLVLKKALDYEQLQNFTVKLRAQDQGTPPRHSDTLLRVVITDADDQNPKFLRESYSAELPADGRAGELRMRPEPLKAVDQDEGICAPIQYTIVQSQDAKYFRVHPHNGVITLLTPIGYADLTHGATLVVKATQIDNPDRYALTTVQLTRPGTHSDLSSLTFVQKRFVMRIREDTAVGNRILALPTNKPGKHLKYTIADPINSQFFSVGSLGELVLAKPLDYEKMTKHEFQVIASDGLTNSTSAEVTLEVIDVNDWEPRFRETHYEFMVPKSQSLQSRADSFEGVLIGKVEAADGDRNDKLELSLRGQHAGLFEIDATGNIYMRPEQLQSLNESTVHLIAIATDSGVPPRSTSVPVSVTMEGLTLAQSSWNNSMLGMFGMIVGLFLLIIMALSCYIVRSKKQRKGSSGGLSLGRNRVHSQAHSSVSSANLVTHEKLAGNANGASVTSGGVSVLHMKHAAGNNMTLTNPINNGLHHVGSGASSSMALGNAVNLLERERERERERQRESYAATVRIFLPGIVSRASANGQLYEEDEIEHDSLSQHDQQQTTPENNNRKTVTAGVGGVTTISTTSNGNAIGAASNLLSASDTMGSSENNLTVYF, encoded by the exons atgtggaTTAAATCATACTACCTATATTACTATGCCATAATTGGAATATCTTGGATTACGAGTG TCGCAAATGGAGCGATACTAGACTCCAGATGTTATCTAGAAGGCGGCGGATCAGCCGAAAGTTTTCTGGCCACTGAGGATCTAACTGTGGGCTCCATAATTGGCAAACTTCGTATTAATGGCGATCCCAACGCGGAGACTGGGGACATCAACTTATCGCTGAGAGAGAAGAATGCACCTGTTGAGATTGTGGCGGGCACCAAGGACTTGGCCCTCTCTGTTGAGCTGGACAAGGAGGGTCTGCGAGGTCCCTCATCCATCTATGTAAATGTCATATGCGTGCGAAGACGTTCGACAGATCCG AGCTTCGTCATTCCCGTCAATGTTCGCGTCACGGATGTCAATGATAATGCACCGCAATGGATTGGCACACCCTACACTTTGACGCTGTCTGAGGTGACGGTGCCCGGTACACGCATACTGCAAGGCGCTCGCGCTGAAGATGCCGATCAGCCCGGACCATTCTCCACTGTGGAGTACCAAGTGCTGCCCGGTCCCTATGCGCAGCTGGTGCAGTTCCTCAATCCCTTGGAGGGCACACTGGTGCTGAAAAAGGCGCTCGACTACGAGCAGCTGCAGAACTTTACGGTGAAGTTGCGTGCCCAGGATCAGGGCACACCGCCCCGACACTCGGACACGCTGCTGCGTGTGGTCATCACAGATGCCGACGACCAGAATCCCAAGTTCCTGCGTGAATCCTATAGCGCCGAGCTGCCAGCCGATGGTCGCGCCGGCGAACTACGTATGCGTCCCGAGCCGCTCAAGGCCGTCGACCAGGACGAAGGCATTTGTGCGCCCATTCAGTACACCATAGTGCAATCCCAGGACGCCAAATACTTTCGAGTGCATCCTCACAACGGCGTCATAACGCTCCTGACGCCCATTGGCTATGCGGACTTGACACACGGCGCCACTTTGGTTGTGAAGGCCACACAAATCGATAATCCCGATCGTTATGCGTTGACCACTGTGCAGTTAACACGCCCTGGCACCCACAGTGATCTCAGCAGTCTCACCTTTGTCCAGAAGCGTTTTGTGATGCGTATACGCGAGGATACAGCAGTGGGCAATAGGATTCTGGCGCTGCCCACCAATAAACCCGGCAAGCATCTCAAGTACACCATTGCGGATCCCATAAATTCACAGTTCTTTAGCGTGGGCTCGCTGGGCGAACTGGTGCTGGCGAAGCCTCTGGACTACGAGAAGATGACGAAGCACGAGTTCCAGGTGATTGCTAGTGATGGACTGACGAACAGCACCTCGGCTGAGGTCACGCTAGAGGTGATCGATGTGAACGATTGGGAGCCGCGTTTCCGAGAGACTCACTACGAGTTCATGGTGCCCAAGAGC CAGTCGCTCCAATCCCGTGCCGACTCCTTTGAGGGCGTGCTGATTGGCAAAGTAGAGGCCGCTGATGGCGATCGCAATGACAAGCTGGAGCTGTCGCTGCGTGGCCAGCATGCGGGTCTCTTTGAGATCGATGCCACAGGCAACATATATATGCGACCCGAGCAGCTGCAAAGCCTCAACGAGTCTACTGTCCATCTGATTGCCATTGCCACGGACTCCGGAGTGCCGCCGCGTAGCACGTCGGTGCCCGTGAGCGTCACAATGGAGGGTCTGACGTTGGCACAGTCCAGCTGGAACAACAGCATGCTGGGCATGTTTGGCATGATTGTGGGCCTGTTCCTGCTGATAATCATGGCGCTGAGCTGCTACATTGTGCGCTCCAAGAAGCAGCGCAAGGGCAGCTCTGGCGGTCTTAGCCTGGGACGCAATCGTGTCCACAGCCAGGCACACAGCAGTGTCTCATCGGCGAATCTGGTGACGCACGAGAAGCTGGCCGGCAATGCGAATGGTGCTAGCGTAACCAGCGGCGGCGTCTCTGTGCTGCACATGAAGCATGCGGCTGGCAATAACATGACACTAACTAATCCCATCAATAATGGGTTGCATCATGTGGGCAGCggagccagcagcagcatggcACTTGGCAATGCCGTCAATTTGCTGGAGCGTGAGCGAGAACGGGAACGTGAACGACAGCGGGAAAGCTATGCGGCAACGGTGCGCA tttttctACCAGGCATCGTTTCGCGCGCCTCGGCCAACGGTCAGCTCTACGAGGAGGATGAAATCGAGCACGATTCTCTCTCACAGCACGATCAACAGCAGACGACGCCGGAGAACAACAATCGCAAAACGGTCACTGCTGGAGTCGGAGGCGTGACAACCATCTCGACAACGTCCAATGGCAATGCAATAGGGGCTGCATCCAATCTGCTCAGCGCTTCCGATACGATGGGCTCCTCCGAAAACAATCTTACTGTCTACTTCTAG
- the LOC133839019 gene encoding protocadherin gamma-B1 isoform X3 translates to MWIKSYYLYYYAIIGISWITSVANGAILDSRCYLEGGGSAESFLATEDLTVGSIIGKLRINGDPNAETGDINLSLREKNAPVEIVAGTKDLALSVELDKEGLRGPSSIYVNVICVRRRSTDPSFVIPVNVRVTDVNDNAPQWIGTPYTLTLSEVTVPGTRILQGARAEDADQPGPFSTVEYQVLPGPYAQLVQFLNPLEGTLVLKKALDYEQLQNFTVKLRAQDQGTPPRHSDTLLRVVITDADDQNPKFLRESYSAELPADGRAGELRMRPEPLKAVDQDEGICAPIQYTIVQSQDAKYFRVHPHNGVITLLTPIGYADLTHGATLVVKATQIDNPDRYALTTVQLTRPGTHSDLSSLTFVQKRFVMRIREDTAVGNRILALPTNKPGKHLKYTIADPINSQFFSVGSLGELVLAKPLDYEKMTKHEFQVIASDGLTNSTSAEVTLEVIDVNDWEPRFRETHYEFMVPKSQSLQSRADSFEGVLIGKVEAADGDRNDKLELSLRGQHAGLFEIDATGNIYMRPEQLQSLNESTVHLIAIATDSGVPPRSTSVPVSVTMEGLTLAQSSWNNSMLGMFGMIVGLFLLIIMALSCYIVRSKKQRKGSSGGLSLGRNRVHSQAHSSVSSANLVTHEKLAGNANGASVTSGGVSVLHMKHAAGNNMTLTNPINNGLHHVGSGASSSMALGNAVNLLERERERERERQRESYAATVRSIVSRASANGQLYEEDEIEHDSLSQHDQQQTTPENNNRKTVTAGVGGVTTISTTSNGNAIGAASNLLSASDTMGSSENNLTVYF, encoded by the exons atgtggaTTAAATCATACTACCTATATTACTATGCCATAATTGGAATATCTTGGATTACGAGTG TCGCAAATGGAGCGATACTAGACTCCAGATGTTATCTAGAAGGCGGCGGATCAGCCGAAAGTTTTCTGGCCACTGAGGATCTAACTGTGGGCTCCATAATTGGCAAACTTCGTATTAATGGCGATCCCAACGCGGAGACTGGGGACATCAACTTATCGCTGAGAGAGAAGAATGCACCTGTTGAGATTGTGGCGGGCACCAAGGACTTGGCCCTCTCTGTTGAGCTGGACAAGGAGGGTCTGCGAGGTCCCTCATCCATCTATGTAAATGTCATATGCGTGCGAAGACGTTCGACAGATCCG AGCTTCGTCATTCCCGTCAATGTTCGCGTCACGGATGTCAATGATAATGCACCGCAATGGATTGGCACACCCTACACTTTGACGCTGTCTGAGGTGACGGTGCCCGGTACACGCATACTGCAAGGCGCTCGCGCTGAAGATGCCGATCAGCCCGGACCATTCTCCACTGTGGAGTACCAAGTGCTGCCCGGTCCCTATGCGCAGCTGGTGCAGTTCCTCAATCCCTTGGAGGGCACACTGGTGCTGAAAAAGGCGCTCGACTACGAGCAGCTGCAGAACTTTACGGTGAAGTTGCGTGCCCAGGATCAGGGCACACCGCCCCGACACTCGGACACGCTGCTGCGTGTGGTCATCACAGATGCCGACGACCAGAATCCCAAGTTCCTGCGTGAATCCTATAGCGCCGAGCTGCCAGCCGATGGTCGCGCCGGCGAACTACGTATGCGTCCCGAGCCGCTCAAGGCCGTCGACCAGGACGAAGGCATTTGTGCGCCCATTCAGTACACCATAGTGCAATCCCAGGACGCCAAATACTTTCGAGTGCATCCTCACAACGGCGTCATAACGCTCCTGACGCCCATTGGCTATGCGGACTTGACACACGGCGCCACTTTGGTTGTGAAGGCCACACAAATCGATAATCCCGATCGTTATGCGTTGACCACTGTGCAGTTAACACGCCCTGGCACCCACAGTGATCTCAGCAGTCTCACCTTTGTCCAGAAGCGTTTTGTGATGCGTATACGCGAGGATACAGCAGTGGGCAATAGGATTCTGGCGCTGCCCACCAATAAACCCGGCAAGCATCTCAAGTACACCATTGCGGATCCCATAAATTCACAGTTCTTTAGCGTGGGCTCGCTGGGCGAACTGGTGCTGGCGAAGCCTCTGGACTACGAGAAGATGACGAAGCACGAGTTCCAGGTGATTGCTAGTGATGGACTGACGAACAGCACCTCGGCTGAGGTCACGCTAGAGGTGATCGATGTGAACGATTGGGAGCCGCGTTTCCGAGAGACTCACTACGAGTTCATGGTGCCCAAGAGC CAGTCGCTCCAATCCCGTGCCGACTCCTTTGAGGGCGTGCTGATTGGCAAAGTAGAGGCCGCTGATGGCGATCGCAATGACAAGCTGGAGCTGTCGCTGCGTGGCCAGCATGCGGGTCTCTTTGAGATCGATGCCACAGGCAACATATATATGCGACCCGAGCAGCTGCAAAGCCTCAACGAGTCTACTGTCCATCTGATTGCCATTGCCACGGACTCCGGAGTGCCGCCGCGTAGCACGTCGGTGCCCGTGAGCGTCACAATGGAGGGTCTGACGTTGGCACAGTCCAGCTGGAACAACAGCATGCTGGGCATGTTTGGCATGATTGTGGGCCTGTTCCTGCTGATAATCATGGCGCTGAGCTGCTACATTGTGCGCTCCAAGAAGCAGCGCAAGGGCAGCTCTGGCGGTCTTAGCCTGGGACGCAATCGTGTCCACAGCCAGGCACACAGCAGTGTCTCATCGGCGAATCTGGTGACGCACGAGAAGCTGGCCGGCAATGCGAATGGTGCTAGCGTAACCAGCGGCGGCGTCTCTGTGCTGCACATGAAGCATGCGGCTGGCAATAACATGACACTAACTAATCCCATCAATAATGGGTTGCATCATGTGGGCAGCggagccagcagcagcatggcACTTGGCAATGCCGTCAATTTGCTGGAGCGTGAGCGAGAACGGGAACGTGAACGACAGCGGGAAAGCTATGCGGCAACGGTGCGCA GCATCGTTTCGCGCGCCTCGGCCAACGGTCAGCTCTACGAGGAGGATGAAATCGAGCACGATTCTCTCTCACAGCACGATCAACAGCAGACGACGCCGGAGAACAACAATCGCAAAACGGTCACTGCTGGAGTCGGAGGCGTGACAACCATCTCGACAACGTCCAATGGCAATGCAATAGGGGCTGCATCCAATCTGCTCAGCGCTTCCGATACGATGGGCTCCTCCGAAAACAATCTTACTGTCTACTTCTAG
- the LOC133839019 gene encoding protocadherin-1 isoform X5 has translation MQIYAVLYGRQSRCCGEGGGTISFVIPVNVRVTDVNDNAPQWIGTPYTLTLSEVTVPGTRILQGARAEDADQPGPFSTVEYQVLPGPYAQLVQFLNPLEGTLVLKKALDYEQLQNFTVKLRAQDQGTPPRHSDTLLRVVITDADDQNPKFLRESYSAELPADGRAGELRMRPEPLKAVDQDEGICAPIQYTIVQSQDAKYFRVHPHNGVITLLTPIGYADLTHGATLVVKATQIDNPDRYALTTVQLTRPGTHSDLSSLTFVQKRFVMRIREDTAVGNRILALPTNKPGKHLKYTIADPINSQFFSVGSLGELVLAKPLDYEKMTKHEFQVIASDGLTNSTSAEVTLEVIDVNDWEPRFRETHYEFMVPKSQSLQSRADSFEGVLIGKVEAADGDRNDKLELSLRGQHAGLFEIDATGNIYMRPEQLQSLNESTVHLIAIATDSGVPPRSTSVPVSVTMEGLTLAQSSWNNSMLGMFGMIVGLFLLIIMALSCYIVRSKKQRKGSSGGLSLGRNRVHSQAHSSVSSANLVTHEKLAGNANGASVTSGGVSVLHMKHAAGNNMTLTNPINNGLHHVGSGASSSMALGNAVNLLERERERERERQRESYAATVRIFLPGIVSRASANGQLYEEDEIEHDSLSQHDQQQTTPENNNRKTVTAGVGGVTTISTTSNGNAIGAASNLLSASDTMGSSENNLTVYF, from the exons ATGCAAATATATGCAGTGCTTTATGGGCGGCAATCGAGGTGCTGTGGCGAAGGAGGAGGCACAATC AGCTTCGTCATTCCCGTCAATGTTCGCGTCACGGATGTCAATGATAATGCACCGCAATGGATTGGCACACCCTACACTTTGACGCTGTCTGAGGTGACGGTGCCCGGTACACGCATACTGCAAGGCGCTCGCGCTGAAGATGCCGATCAGCCCGGACCATTCTCCACTGTGGAGTACCAAGTGCTGCCCGGTCCCTATGCGCAGCTGGTGCAGTTCCTCAATCCCTTGGAGGGCACACTGGTGCTGAAAAAGGCGCTCGACTACGAGCAGCTGCAGAACTTTACGGTGAAGTTGCGTGCCCAGGATCAGGGCACACCGCCCCGACACTCGGACACGCTGCTGCGTGTGGTCATCACAGATGCCGACGACCAGAATCCCAAGTTCCTGCGTGAATCCTATAGCGCCGAGCTGCCAGCCGATGGTCGCGCCGGCGAACTACGTATGCGTCCCGAGCCGCTCAAGGCCGTCGACCAGGACGAAGGCATTTGTGCGCCCATTCAGTACACCATAGTGCAATCCCAGGACGCCAAATACTTTCGAGTGCATCCTCACAACGGCGTCATAACGCTCCTGACGCCCATTGGCTATGCGGACTTGACACACGGCGCCACTTTGGTTGTGAAGGCCACACAAATCGATAATCCCGATCGTTATGCGTTGACCACTGTGCAGTTAACACGCCCTGGCACCCACAGTGATCTCAGCAGTCTCACCTTTGTCCAGAAGCGTTTTGTGATGCGTATACGCGAGGATACAGCAGTGGGCAATAGGATTCTGGCGCTGCCCACCAATAAACCCGGCAAGCATCTCAAGTACACCATTGCGGATCCCATAAATTCACAGTTCTTTAGCGTGGGCTCGCTGGGCGAACTGGTGCTGGCGAAGCCTCTGGACTACGAGAAGATGACGAAGCACGAGTTCCAGGTGATTGCTAGTGATGGACTGACGAACAGCACCTCGGCTGAGGTCACGCTAGAGGTGATCGATGTGAACGATTGGGAGCCGCGTTTCCGAGAGACTCACTACGAGTTCATGGTGCCCAAGAGC CAGTCGCTCCAATCCCGTGCCGACTCCTTTGAGGGCGTGCTGATTGGCAAAGTAGAGGCCGCTGATGGCGATCGCAATGACAAGCTGGAGCTGTCGCTGCGTGGCCAGCATGCGGGTCTCTTTGAGATCGATGCCACAGGCAACATATATATGCGACCCGAGCAGCTGCAAAGCCTCAACGAGTCTACTGTCCATCTGATTGCCATTGCCACGGACTCCGGAGTGCCGCCGCGTAGCACGTCGGTGCCCGTGAGCGTCACAATGGAGGGTCTGACGTTGGCACAGTCCAGCTGGAACAACAGCATGCTGGGCATGTTTGGCATGATTGTGGGCCTGTTCCTGCTGATAATCATGGCGCTGAGCTGCTACATTGTGCGCTCCAAGAAGCAGCGCAAGGGCAGCTCTGGCGGTCTTAGCCTGGGACGCAATCGTGTCCACAGCCAGGCACACAGCAGTGTCTCATCGGCGAATCTGGTGACGCACGAGAAGCTGGCCGGCAATGCGAATGGTGCTAGCGTAACCAGCGGCGGCGTCTCTGTGCTGCACATGAAGCATGCGGCTGGCAATAACATGACACTAACTAATCCCATCAATAATGGGTTGCATCATGTGGGCAGCggagccagcagcagcatggcACTTGGCAATGCCGTCAATTTGCTGGAGCGTGAGCGAGAACGGGAACGTGAACGACAGCGGGAAAGCTATGCGGCAACGGTGCGCA tttttctACCAGGCATCGTTTCGCGCGCCTCGGCCAACGGTCAGCTCTACGAGGAGGATGAAATCGAGCACGATTCTCTCTCACAGCACGATCAACAGCAGACGACGCCGGAGAACAACAATCGCAAAACGGTCACTGCTGGAGTCGGAGGCGTGACAACCATCTCGACAACGTCCAATGGCAATGCAATAGGGGCTGCATCCAATCTGCTCAGCGCTTCCGATACGATGGGCTCCTCCGAAAACAATCTTACTGTCTACTTCTAG
- the LOC133839019 gene encoding protocadherin gamma-B1 isoform X2 yields the protein MWIKSYYLYYYAIIGISWITSVANGAILDSRCYLEGGGSAESFLATEDLTVGSIIGKLRINGDPNAETGDINLSLREKNAPVEIVAGTKDLALSVELDKEGLRGPSSIYVNVICVRRRSTDPSFVIPVNVRVTDVNDNAPQWIGTPYTLTLSEVTVPGTRILQGARAEDADQPGPFSTVEYQVLPGPYAQLVQFLNPLEGTLVLKKALDYEQLQNFTVKLRAQDQGTPPRHSDTLLRVVITDADDQNPKFLRESYSAELPADGRAGELRMRPEPLKAVDQDEGICAPIQYTIVQSQDAKYFRVHPHNGVITLLTPIGYADLTHGATLVVKATQIDNPDRYALTTVQLTRPGTHSDLSSLTFVQKRFVMRIREDTAVGNRILALPTNKPGKHLKYTIADPINSQFFSVGSLGELVLAKPLDYEKMTKHEFQVIASDGLTNSTSAEVTLEVIDVNDWEPRFRETHYEFMVPKSSLQSRADSFEGVLIGKVEAADGDRNDKLELSLRGQHAGLFEIDATGNIYMRPEQLQSLNESTVHLIAIATDSGVPPRSTSVPVSVTMEGLTLAQSSWNNSMLGMFGMIVGLFLLIIMALSCYIVRSKKQRKGSSGGLSLGRNRVHSQAHSSVSSANLVTHEKLAGNANGASVTSGGVSVLHMKHAAGNNMTLTNPINNGLHHVGSGASSSMALGNAVNLLERERERERERQRESYAATVRIFLPGIVSRASANGQLYEEDEIEHDSLSQHDQQQTTPENNNRKTVTAGVGGVTTISTTSNGNAIGAASNLLSASDTMGSSENNLTVYF from the exons atgtggaTTAAATCATACTACCTATATTACTATGCCATAATTGGAATATCTTGGATTACGAGTG TCGCAAATGGAGCGATACTAGACTCCAGATGTTATCTAGAAGGCGGCGGATCAGCCGAAAGTTTTCTGGCCACTGAGGATCTAACTGTGGGCTCCATAATTGGCAAACTTCGTATTAATGGCGATCCCAACGCGGAGACTGGGGACATCAACTTATCGCTGAGAGAGAAGAATGCACCTGTTGAGATTGTGGCGGGCACCAAGGACTTGGCCCTCTCTGTTGAGCTGGACAAGGAGGGTCTGCGAGGTCCCTCATCCATCTATGTAAATGTCATATGCGTGCGAAGACGTTCGACAGATCCG AGCTTCGTCATTCCCGTCAATGTTCGCGTCACGGATGTCAATGATAATGCACCGCAATGGATTGGCACACCCTACACTTTGACGCTGTCTGAGGTGACGGTGCCCGGTACACGCATACTGCAAGGCGCTCGCGCTGAAGATGCCGATCAGCCCGGACCATTCTCCACTGTGGAGTACCAAGTGCTGCCCGGTCCCTATGCGCAGCTGGTGCAGTTCCTCAATCCCTTGGAGGGCACACTGGTGCTGAAAAAGGCGCTCGACTACGAGCAGCTGCAGAACTTTACGGTGAAGTTGCGTGCCCAGGATCAGGGCACACCGCCCCGACACTCGGACACGCTGCTGCGTGTGGTCATCACAGATGCCGACGACCAGAATCCCAAGTTCCTGCGTGAATCCTATAGCGCCGAGCTGCCAGCCGATGGTCGCGCCGGCGAACTACGTATGCGTCCCGAGCCGCTCAAGGCCGTCGACCAGGACGAAGGCATTTGTGCGCCCATTCAGTACACCATAGTGCAATCCCAGGACGCCAAATACTTTCGAGTGCATCCTCACAACGGCGTCATAACGCTCCTGACGCCCATTGGCTATGCGGACTTGACACACGGCGCCACTTTGGTTGTGAAGGCCACACAAATCGATAATCCCGATCGTTATGCGTTGACCACTGTGCAGTTAACACGCCCTGGCACCCACAGTGATCTCAGCAGTCTCACCTTTGTCCAGAAGCGTTTTGTGATGCGTATACGCGAGGATACAGCAGTGGGCAATAGGATTCTGGCGCTGCCCACCAATAAACCCGGCAAGCATCTCAAGTACACCATTGCGGATCCCATAAATTCACAGTTCTTTAGCGTGGGCTCGCTGGGCGAACTGGTGCTGGCGAAGCCTCTGGACTACGAGAAGATGACGAAGCACGAGTTCCAGGTGATTGCTAGTGATGGACTGACGAACAGCACCTCGGCTGAGGTCACGCTAGAGGTGATCGATGTGAACGATTGGGAGCCGCGTTTCCGAGAGACTCACTACGAGTTCATGGTGCCCAAGAGC TCGCTCCAATCCCGTGCCGACTCCTTTGAGGGCGTGCTGATTGGCAAAGTAGAGGCCGCTGATGGCGATCGCAATGACAAGCTGGAGCTGTCGCTGCGTGGCCAGCATGCGGGTCTCTTTGAGATCGATGCCACAGGCAACATATATATGCGACCCGAGCAGCTGCAAAGCCTCAACGAGTCTACTGTCCATCTGATTGCCATTGCCACGGACTCCGGAGTGCCGCCGCGTAGCACGTCGGTGCCCGTGAGCGTCACAATGGAGGGTCTGACGTTGGCACAGTCCAGCTGGAACAACAGCATGCTGGGCATGTTTGGCATGATTGTGGGCCTGTTCCTGCTGATAATCATGGCGCTGAGCTGCTACATTGTGCGCTCCAAGAAGCAGCGCAAGGGCAGCTCTGGCGGTCTTAGCCTGGGACGCAATCGTGTCCACAGCCAGGCACACAGCAGTGTCTCATCGGCGAATCTGGTGACGCACGAGAAGCTGGCCGGCAATGCGAATGGTGCTAGCGTAACCAGCGGCGGCGTCTCTGTGCTGCACATGAAGCATGCGGCTGGCAATAACATGACACTAACTAATCCCATCAATAATGGGTTGCATCATGTGGGCAGCggagccagcagcagcatggcACTTGGCAATGCCGTCAATTTGCTGGAGCGTGAGCGAGAACGGGAACGTGAACGACAGCGGGAAAGCTATGCGGCAACGGTGCGCA tttttctACCAGGCATCGTTTCGCGCGCCTCGGCCAACGGTCAGCTCTACGAGGAGGATGAAATCGAGCACGATTCTCTCTCACAGCACGATCAACAGCAGACGACGCCGGAGAACAACAATCGCAAAACGGTCACTGCTGGAGTCGGAGGCGTGACAACCATCTCGACAACGTCCAATGGCAATGCAATAGGGGCTGCATCCAATCTGCTCAGCGCTTCCGATACGATGGGCTCCTCCGAAAACAATCTTACTGTCTACTTCTAG